The Tachysurus vachellii isolate PV-2020 chromosome 10, HZAU_Pvac_v1, whole genome shotgun sequence genomic sequence TCAGCCAGGAttaggaagaaggaaaaaaaaaaaaagcagttcaTTTTTGTACTTCTCTGCATTTGTTTGGTTCACCAGAAGTAACTTAATTATATGCTAAACAAGCCTTACGtggctgaataaataaaaatagcactactaacttttttaatattttaaaggcaGCTAATAACCCTGGTTACTTGCAGCACCACGGCTGGCTCTCCTGCCATTGAACAGAATCATAGGCTGAATTTTAAATACAACCAAAACTGTTCATATGACTTTCAGATTCAGGCTCTTTCATAATCGGAAAGCCTATTTTTCCTTCGAAACGACTTATTAAGCAAATAAATAGACCTTTAGCTCAAGTCATGATAGCGACGTTGACAACTCATCTAAAATCAAACATACTAAATATGATCACTGTACAAATTGATAAGGAGCAAAATGTATGCAAGAGCTGGATGCTACGCTGAAGTAACTAGCAGGTTGTGAGGGAGACCGAAACAATGTTTATTGAACCAAGCCTTGTCTGTTGATAAGCTCACAAACCCATCCAGCGTCCACGGTGTTTCTGAAGGTTCAGTAAATACAGTGCTTGAAGCACCAGGCACAACATCGACCTGACAGACTATTTCCTGCTGGCAGTGACGATACAAAAGTAAAGACTATCCTTATTCCTGGGTTGGGCCAGGTGAGATTCCAAATTGCAGGACATATAAGAATCATAGATTTCAACTGAGTCAAAGGAACAGCAGCAAAGGAGACTGGTGGGAATGGTGGGTACGAGTCGGTGCCTCTTCAGCACGACATTCCTTCAACTGGATTGGAGACTGCAGTAGGATCAGGAGCATCTGATCCCTCAGATGTTGTCACTCAGGAGGCCGAGGGGGTCTGTGCTTCTGTGGGCATCGGTTCCtggacaatatttaaaaaaaaaaaaaggttattattcACTTAGATCACCTTCTTTATGCTCTGATACAAAAAACCTCAGTCTTGGTGCATTACACATGTTCCTCTGAAGAGACAAGCtcttcaaaacattttaatttctaagtaaaaaattagtttttttttccaattgtaATTTGGTTTAACATTGGAaaagtttttgttatttattaaatttacgttaataaatattaaaaattaacatTACTTGCACAATTAAAGGGtattctgacaaaaaaaatcgcagtaaaaaaaaaaaagatgctgccAAACTTTAGACAGCTGGAGTATTTTCAAAACAGGATATGAAATGTGATGTCTTAGTTCAAGATCTTCAGACCTCCTTCTGGTCCTCTGGTGGTACAGGTGTGGTGGTTCCTTCCTCAGATGACACCTCCATTTTCTCTTCCTCCGAGCTCTTGGAGGCTTCCACGCCGTGCTCCGCCTCCCACTCCTGCAACACCTCATCCAGATTGAAGCGGCGACGGTAGTTTACGAAGAAGTTCTTCACCTGCACCACAGACTTGTTGCCGATGACATCGGAAATGGCCTGAAAATCCCTTCCGTATTTCCTTATAGCTGTAAAATcgaggagaaaataaatatttggcagaaataaacacagctaGAAAAAACGAATTAGCAAAAAACACCCTGCAAATTTACCTTGTACAGCAAGAAGCTGCTCCTCTGTAGTCCAGCGTGTGTTAAATTTCTGATTCACCTTTGAAAACAGTGTGCTTAAATTAGACAAATAATAAGCAGGAAAAGATCATCAAAATCAAATCTAGACAGCTAATAACAGTGAATCCTTCCACTTTTTAAAATTCttaagaacaagaagaaaagctAACATCAACATCTAGAAGTAGGACACGTCATACTGTGTGATTACCTCAGCAGGTCGAAAATCCTCTACCCCTGTTTCGAGTGCATCTCTTAAGGCGCTGTTGATCTGTTTGATGCTCTGGATCTGCACACGGGTTTCACAATCACATGCATAAATGTTCCCTCTGACACTGTGCTCACGTAGgttaatgtaaaatgaatgtagAGGAGATAGAACCGACCTGTCGTTTAATGCCGATGAGCTCCATGTCCAGCTGCCTGAGGACGCTGGCGGCGGCTGGGCCGCTGCTCGACATGGCGGTCACATCACTCTGGTTCAGGTGCATGCCTTTGGGAGGCTTTCTCTTGGATCGGTGGTGGTTCCTTGGTCCTGGTGCTTCCTTTTTAATGTGAGCTGGCTTGTCGGAGAGAGGCGCTGTCTGAAAAACGGGTAGAAAACTGGACTCAAACCTATTAGACGACTATAGGTTGTAATAGAAGAAAAGAAGCCATTGAGAGAGATTAAATGTCCTAGAATTCCTTTAACTATTTATTGAGACTATATGTCGCAATTTACTCAGCTAGAAGAAAGGAAAGCTTGGGGAAAGAAAGGAACTCTTACTTCCCACCAGCTGGATAAAAATGCACATGATGCTAAAAAGCGTGCCGTTactaaaaacaagtaaaagGACTAAACTATATCAAGTGCATTTTAAGAGCAAAGCATTATGAGAGTCAAGCCATGGATCTATTCAAATTTGTACAGGTACCTTCTGGACAAGTGCAGGTTTGGGATCCTGTTTCTCAGGTCCAGATGAACcctgagaaaaacagagagataaaTACTGCATGCTCTTTCAAAcagggagaagaagaaaaaaaaacattgcaaaacGGACCAAAGGTAAAAGAATCAAAGTGTGTGCGGGAATGAGAGTTCATTTCccgaaagaaaggaaaaaaaaaaaaataaataaataataataataataataaaataaaaagtacagcAAAAGTACACCTAAGATCAGTTCGTTCTTTCCATTTTAGTTTATatgtaaacaaagttttataataagaaaagaaaaatctctacctcttttttttcctctttctttgaTTCAAGTTCTGTGTCACCTAGAGAGTTGAGAGTCGTCTCTTCAGCCTCGtcatcacttaaaaaaaacaaggaggAGTTTCGTTTGAATAAATCATTAGATTAAAGTTACATCACACAAAGTGGATATTTGATGTTGATTAATGGTTAAATATTACTGCCCTTAAAAATTAAAACTGGGGAAAGAATTGCGAAAGTGGgactatattttaaaaaatgtggtcAGACATAGATAAGTGCATACCCCTcccatcattttatatatataaataaataaacacacacatcggccactttaataggaacacttgTATTCCTTCTGATTTATGGAATTTCACCAaacagccaatcacgtggcagcagtGAAATTCATTTATACATACAGGTCAAGAGCCTTCGTGTTATTAGCCTTAATATTCACACCAAACATTAAAATGAGGGAAGAAACATGAGATTGTTCTTTATAAAATCAATAGTTTCTTAAATACTTAAAAACGAGCCACGTTCAGAGGCACCAAGATCATTCTTTCCCCACGTCTAATGTTTGACATCAACAAGAAATTTGGTATACCAAAGGATCACTGAAAAACGTGGGATGGATGTCAGAAGAACCCTTTccttgaagaaaaagaaaaaaaatccctttaaaaACAGTTGGCCAGGCCAAGAACACCCTCCAGGAAGTAGGCGTATCTGTGTCAAAAGCAACAATCAAGAGAAACCTTCACCAGAATAAATGCAGGGGGTTTACCACACGATGGAGAAGACGGCAAAAACCCGGACGTTCTAGAACACGGAGAGAATATAGACAACCTACGATCAACTTGTACCAGAATAATGGGAAGAGAAGACAGACATGAAATGTTCTGAGGCCAGTCACCTATCCTGACTCTGACtgagcatgcatttcacttgctgacAGCAAAACGGCCCAAGAACATGCAGGAACTGAAGACCACTGAAGTAAAGACCTTCAGAGCCTCACAAAGGAAGAAACTTTCTGCCTGTGGATGGAAGTCTATGGGTTTTCCCTGCAACCaagtattaataattaataattgatCATGTTAGTTTGCCCAAttactgaagttttttattacatttttttgagGAGGGTTGGATTCAGCGCAACACATAGAACTCTGTTGATTCCTACACCGGTCACTAAGTCTTGATGCGAAAAACGCTTACAGTACAAATATTtcacacaataaaatacaatcagAAATATAGTTCTAAGACctgactgtgtgtataatgaaCGTCTTACCTCTCCTCTCGATCCCTCTTCTGTTTGCGTGCATGGCGGTCCATGACACTGGTCTTGCTGCGTGTTTTCTTCCAGGAATAATAGAATCGCACAAGGCTTGCGATGGATTTGTCTGGAAGctgaaaaatgaaaggaaaaaaaaaaaaatattgtatccACTGAGATCAAATAGACCTCCACAATTATTCCCAGTGTTACACTCATTAAAGACAAATGAACGTACACTAGTCGCCATTGTTTCACTGCAGCTGCAGACTtttgttgggggaaaaaactggGATGTAAATTCCCTACGATACAACTTGGGTGGATTTAACATGTTTTAAGCACAGTCTTGTAATTGCTTGTGGGGGCTCACCATTTGTTGAATGCGGTGGAAAGTTTTGCCGTGAAAGCTGAAACCTTGTTCAAACAGCACTTTGTCCTCTACTGTCCATTCGTCAGGGAAAGGGGTGAAGTTGGGCAGGTCGGCTAAAGACTTCtctatgttgtgtttgtgccaGAAAAGCATTCCCAATGCCTGTTAAGAAAACAAGATATTAGAACATAAAGGCAAGGATGCTTTCCTAGTAACTAACAattaacatattatattatatattaatcatATTACCTGAAACATAGTTTGCGCATCAAAAATATTAAACTGAATTAGATTGAGAATCACATACATCTTAAATGCACTGAAAtacaaagcattaaaaaaagatagTTTTACCTGTTCCATGTTGTACCCATGCTTCTCTTTAGCTATTGCAATATACtcatccactttttttttttttttttttaaatggaaaaacaaaggGGGTGGGGGAGAGAATAGACATTCATCAATATTCAGAGCAGAGGTTTATACAATGAGTTTATTATCCTGTAATTTTGGACAAAATCCACCTTGATGGAAAGTATAAATAGGTTTTTCCCCGCAAAGTTTTTTGTAAGCTTGTACAAAACTAAAGTGCGCCGTTCTGCCAATCAGATTCTAGATTCTACATGATCGTGCTCCTTCTTATACGTTACTGTTTATCTACTGACTTAAACACATATTCTAATAGTAtcttagagaaagaaaaaaaacatttcgtTTAGCAAGGGAAAGTGTACTTGGTGATTTGGAGATGTTCTTTGATagcagaccttttttttttttttacatggaagTGCAAGTGCACAGTGTGTTGCTTCTCAGTACAGTGAAGTCTGTACAACAGAAAGGTTTACATTCTCTGGTTTCTCAGTAAAAtatggagaaaaaacaaaaaaacaaaacaaaaatcacaggaagggcaatagagtgggagtgagagatAGATACTGGTGAGGGAATGACTTGATCATGACTATAATGTAGGTGTGAACAGGGCAGTCAcaacactgaactgaactctaACCTGCTGAAATGTTGTTcattaatcaattaaatattGCGAACATTGGCAAACCATTGTGGTTTAAGCGGATTAACACGTTCCATGACTGTGCTGGTAAACAAAATAATGCAAATGTTTTGGTAATATCAAATGGACCAACTAGTCAAACCAGTATGCTGTCTCTCAGATCTATGACCAATTGCTTTAAAACGGATCACGGAGCTTTATATTTCCAAATCATGTCCAATCAACTGAATTTAATATCTGTGAACTATATTAAAGCTGTAAAACATCTCAGTGATGATCAACAGAAACATCATAGTTCAGTTTGAGTTTCATAGTAGAGTCTGAAAACTGATTGTGGAAAATGGTTTCTGTTGTTTATGCTATCTTCTAAATGTTCTCTCTTATGTATATACCTGGCTAATAAATCAAGTAAATGAGGAACACGTGCATATTTAGGCTGCTGCAGACATTTAAGCAAGCTCTTTTCTGTTCATTAACTGTTACTTAACACTACTTACACGCTTTTGGACTGTAGTGGATCATTTATATAAGCTCAGAGATTACAGCTACTCACATTTAGACTCAGACAGAGTCTGGTTAGGAATCCACACCAACATCCCCAGATTCTCTCTTTCCTGGCTTGCCTTGGCCACTTCtggcaagaagaaaaaaaaacacacacacacacacacacaagcgtcaCATATAATAAAGCAGAGAAAACGGATCTGCTTTTTAATAGAGTTTTGTTCTCGCTAAAGCCCGTTTTATCTTGTGGTCAGACTAAATACAGTGTTGGTTAAACTAACCGACTATGGGATAAGGTGTTCTCAGTGTCAGCTTATAGAATGAAACACTCTTCAAAGTGAGCTGAAGTCAATAAGCAATATTTACTGTCCATTAACATGTGGTCATTGATGTTTTGCCATCTTCCTGGTGGTTTTTAAGCAAGCGTCAATGCAGCAGTCACGTTCAGAGATTTTATGGAAAGATTTCTGACTGCTTTGTTGCCATTTTTTGTCTCAATGCTGGTGAGCATGGCACTTACTATGTTCTatgatcaaaaaaataaaaaacatcttttatTATGTGATTTTGTCTGCAACAGCAATATCAGGGTGAAAAGTTGtcttggcatccaaacgcggcgaatcctgatttaaaatgatttaaaaatggcgctAACAAAGTTCTCTATTGTCTTTTTGGTCACGgtaaccccacccacagcccctgacacaagaggttcttaagtctagaccagcaatgttttggtgctatttaagaaccacttttcctggtccagagccggtgctttgggtgtcgaaaaagaaagaactgattttaaattaggctctgaaccagcactcaaactgccttggtggcaAAGGGGCATTAGTTTCGTAAGTGTGCTCTTTGCATGGAGATATGAAAAGGCTACACTGCAGTATATTGCATTAATATGACTATGACCATCTTCTCACCTACTAGTCAATCTGATATAATTATGATATATCctagatggaaaaaaaattggtcTGGTTAGCTGCCAGTTCACAGGCTGAACTAGTCATGCTGGTAGACCATCTTTAGAAGCTGgcaatttacagtatttttcagCATCCacttttcttaattaaattgaTAATTAAAATAGCTTACGTTTTCTAACTGCTATCATGACATATTCTGTAAAACAGCTTGCCTATGTTGCAGTCTTAGCAGTAATTTAGAAACTGGTTTCATCTACCAGTTTGACTAGTTTAGCTCAGCGCATGTTTTTTTGGCAGCCAAACTACATATTATATATGAACTTCTACTACtatagcacacatacacactccaacTTATTAGATACACTTGTACTTTCATGTTGTTATCGAATCAGATATTTGTGTGGCACCATTAAAATAGTGTGATCTCTGTAACCATGGCATAGAATTTGGTACAAGATACGCTGGTTTgagtctttcacacacacacacacaccagtctctAAAACTTACAGAAAGtggtacaaaaaacaaacaaacattagtTTGTACAAACAGtttgtacaaacaggccaaatacacaccaAATAGGGAGATAACGGTGGCAAAGGAAAACCACgcagaaaagctgaaaaaacaGCTTTCAACTAATGAGACTACAGTGGAATGGCCTGAAAGTGATCACCAGTTAAAAGACCCCATCCCCCCACCACTGAGACCAATGGGTTCTACTTCAGGGTTGAAAAACAAAAGCCTGGTCTGACACCTCATGCCCACTCTGACTATCTTACAACATGGCCATCAACACCCTCCCCCTACTGTTCCTCAGCCTGTACTCAAGATCTGTGAAAATGATGTACGCAAAGTCTTTAGCAAACAGAAGATAAGGAAAGCCAAAGGCCCAGATGGTGTCTCTCCAGCCTGCCTCAAAGCCTGTGCTGTCCAGCTATCATCCATCTTCACATTGAccttcaacagatcactggagctgtgcgAAGACCCGTTCTGCTTCACACACTCCACTATAATCCCTGTAGCCAAGAAAACAAAAGTCGCAGGGTTAAATGACTACAGACTCGTTGCTTTAACGTCTGTGGTCATAGAGTCAATTAAGAGGCTGGTGTTGGCCTCTTGTaggacatcactggacccttGCTGGACCCCTGCAGTTTGCTTACcaagcaaacaggtctgtggaTGACGCGGCCCACCTCCAACATTACATCCTCCAACATCTGGACAAACCAGGGACTTGTGCAATAATCTTCTTTGTAGATTTCAGCTCCACCTTCAACACCATCATTGATACCCTCCTGAAAAAACTGACACAGCTCTATGTACTCacctccatctgtcagtggatcaccaacgtcctgacagacaggcagcagtgAGTGAGGCTGCAAAAACTCACATCCAACACccacaccatcagcactggaCTGCGACTCCTCAGGGCTGCGTTCCCTCCCCGCTGCTTTTCCCTCTCTAcacaaatgactgcacctctaaacacccctctgtcaagctcctgaaatttgcagatgacactacaGTCATCTGTCTCATCCAGGACGGAGACGACTGCATACAGACAAGAGGTTGAGTGGCttgctgtctggtgcagtcacaACAATCTGGAGCTGAACAtgctcaaaactgtggagatgatagtagacttcaggagaaaccctcctgccccccacccccactcaccatcatggacagcactgtGGCTGCACTGGAGTCAATTAAGTTCCTGGGAACCACCATCTAACAGGACCTAAGGTAGGACATTCAAATTGACTCAATTGTGAAAAAtgcccagcagaggttgtacttcctttgTCAACTGaaaaagttcaacctgccacaagCACAGATGACGCAGTTTTACTCAGCTCTTATTGAGTCGGTTTTGTGCTCGTCTAGAACCGCTTGGTTTGGGTCAGCCAGCAAATCTGATTTAAGAAGACTGACTGTTAGGGCAGCAGAAAGGATCATTGGTCTACACCTGCCCAACCTTCAGGACTTGTACAACTCTAGAGTGAAGAAACGGGCAGGTAACATCATTACAGCCCCCTCTCACCCCACCACAACCCGTTTGCACTTCTCCCTTCAGGAAGACGCTACAGATCTCTGTGCACTAGACCATCTAGGCACAAAAACAGTTTTTCTCGCATGCCATATCCGGCTTAAACAGGTAATACAGGGATTATTACCAGTGTTTGGTAATTCATTCTTCATCTCTAATTACTGCCTCTTTCTCAAG encodes the following:
- the rcor1 gene encoding REST corepressor 1; this translates as MPAMLEKGTTEMSGKRRGRNSVNNPTKSFTSNGNSNNSWEEGSSPSSSDDEHGAGGMRVGPQFQAVVPDYDPEVAKASQERENLGMLVWIPNQTLSESKLDEYIAIAKEKHGYNMEQALGMLFWHKHNIEKSLADLPNFTPFPDEWTVEDKVLFEQGFSFHGKTFHRIQQMLPDKSIASLVRFYYSWKKTRSKTSVMDRHARKQKRDREESDDEAEETTLNSLGDTELESKKEEKKEGSSGPEKQDPKPALVQKTAPLSDKPAHIKKEAPGPRNHHRSKRKPPKGMHLNQSDVTAMSSSGPAAASVLRQLDMELIGIKRQIQSIKQINSALRDALETGVEDFRPAEVNQKFNTRWTTEEQLLAVQAIRKYGRDFQAISDVIGNKSVVQVKNFFVNYRRRFNLDEVLQEWEAEHGVEASKSSEEEKMEVSSEEGTTTPVPPEDQKEEPMPTEAQTPSAS